The Nitrospiraceae bacterium genome window below encodes:
- a CDS encoding translation initiation factor produces MKEKKRIPTDGAAVPWKSPFAVLKDVVVADPAPGSSQSVSPPSSEERGTKSRGRVEIQRQTAHRGGKTVTVVSGFVGIGQDEKERLAKEMQKACGAGGTVKEGRIEIQGDQRETVARLLTKAGFRPVFTGG; encoded by the coding sequence GTGAAAGAGAAGAAGCGCATCCCGACGGACGGAGCGGCCGTGCCGTGGAAGAGTCCCTTTGCGGTGCTGAAAGATGTGGTCGTTGCTGACCCTGCGCCTGGATCCTCACAATCGGTCTCCCCTCCTTCATCCGAGGAACGCGGGACGAAAAGTCGCGGCCGTGTCGAGATCCAGCGCCAAACCGCCCATCGCGGCGGCAAGACGGTCACGGTCGTGAGCGGATTCGTCGGCATCGGGCAGGATGAAAAGGAACGGTTGGCGAAGGAGATGCAGAAGGCCTGCGGAGCCGGCGGGACGGTCAAGGAGGGCCGGATCGAAATTCAAGGAGATCAACGTGAGACGGTGGCGCGGCTCCTCACGAAGGCGGGCTTCCGGCCGGTGTTCACCGGGGGCTAG
- a CDS encoding YaeQ family protein — protein MALTATIYKATLQIADMDRSYYRDHAVTIARHPTETDERVMVRLLAYALHADDGLAFGRGIGAEDEPALWKKDLTGRIEQWTEVGLPDEKILRQACGRADHVLVYAYGGRSAAQWWDKHQTALSRLTNLTVMNLPWEGTRALATLASPNITLQCTVQEGQVWLANGSNNVQLEMTVLKPADGVTRG, from the coding sequence ATGGCCCTGACTGCCACCATATATAAAGCAACACTTCAGATTGCCGACATGGATCGGTCCTATTACCGGGACCATGCGGTGACCATCGCGCGTCATCCGACCGAAACCGACGAGCGGGTCATGGTGCGTCTTCTCGCCTACGCGCTCCACGCGGATGATGGATTGGCTTTCGGCCGTGGCATCGGCGCGGAGGACGAGCCTGCGCTGTGGAAGAAGGACCTGACCGGCCGCATCGAGCAGTGGACCGAGGTCGGTTTGCCCGACGAGAAAATTTTACGACAGGCCTGCGGGCGGGCGGACCATGTCTTGGTCTATGCCTATGGCGGACGGAGCGCCGCGCAATGGTGGGACAAACACCAGACTGCGCTGTCCCGTCTCACCAACCTCACGGTGATGAACCTGCCGTGGGAAGGCACGCGGGCGTTGGCGACGTTGGCGAGCCCCAACATAACGCTGCAATGTACGGTGCAGGAAGGACAGGTCTGGTTGGCGAACGGTTCGAACAACGTACAGCTAGAAATGACCGTTCTCAAACCAGCGGATGGTGTGACTCGTGGCTGA
- a CDS encoding right-handed parallel beta-helix repeat-containing protein translates to MKADTTRSTFNKTKHYNGVLMQQGRVQLDADWNEQLDITGHRIETGTIDVIGHCGAPVHDAGFHIVASANDLTAGEKTLPENENPPAVASGDLLISGGRYYVDGILCENEQIVAYTKQPDLPDVQAVASAGTYLAYIDVWSRHITALEDASIREVALGGPDTATRAKTVWQVKLFQVGALGLAANCSTAFASWDEEIAAGTGKVAARAAVSTPSNDPCIVAPGAGYRRLENQHYRVEVHEKGNLGAATFKWSRDNGSVVTKWESQNVNDLTVSSIGRDNVLSFGSGQWVELIDDTIELSGKPGTLVQLVKAQGNVLTIDPATATGPTAIAGFPRNPRIRRWDMAALLKPNNQNWIDLEYGVRVRFTTGSYHTGGYWLIPARTATADVEWPVDSATNEPATQLPFGIQHHYCRLAVATFDGTNWTTISDCRDVFPPLTELKPGCCTVVVRPGEDIQAALDSLPESGGCVCLKVGDHPITAPIRIERSNVSLHGESLGARVVRADAADVLQVRHPNGLVLEQVAVSGITFRVATRKIEDAVLRPMVWVDHCRRVKVDGCVLHPEAQSRIVGLLVSGSADVRITSCSIDHVWYGLWAIEHTMGLEVTGNTFDALSGRTSDAGFIGIFLQDVSLPSRIEQNRVLGFMFGIAVNDGLLSGLPFSLAAGSSICGNYIVRLGAELESGTVKAFGIDVAADDCIVRDNILLYDSSEYGGICISGDNSLVERNHLRSQVKEAGSVHPLAILVANLGAKTGLGSSGGQISGNHLIGVQDGILLYANDGAQVTENRIESQAQAVRFGILTVNCIQTTVRGNQVTNTEWPIAASNGTNQTFAENRLLHGSSGITCFVHTSLTCIGNRIEDMSQWGVISLVGFGRYAFAHNRILSCGYQATPAIGFGASQLIGELAVESCEIMNTGVSPDDQTVSTLCLGLVADLVLEARVQSNLISYANVALLKVDNEHRAAWLRGWLEQVINLDGGQLVLGFSAQVLDNKFIGPGRSALVEIQQLPVSNTIRRRFERVFFNDNFCWHRSVPADDKATVSLFCRSAVVMGNHIKMVGAIPSVDFHGLKDAVYMGNMAQSRPINFGGIPTPISGFNKP, encoded by the coding sequence ATGAAAGCCGACACTACAAGATCAACTTTCAACAAGACCAAACACTACAACGGCGTATTGATGCAGCAGGGGCGAGTGCAGCTCGACGCCGATTGGAACGAGCAACTCGACATCACCGGACATCGAATCGAGACCGGGACGATCGACGTCATCGGACACTGCGGTGCGCCGGTGCATGATGCCGGCTTTCACATCGTCGCCAGTGCCAACGATCTGACCGCCGGAGAGAAGACGCTGCCTGAGAATGAAAACCCCCCAGCGGTGGCGTCCGGCGACCTTTTGATTTCGGGCGGGCGCTATTACGTCGACGGCATTCTTTGCGAGAACGAGCAAATAGTCGCGTACACTAAACAACCTGACTTGCCGGATGTGCAGGCTGTCGCCTCCGCGGGCACGTATTTGGCGTATATCGACGTCTGGTCGCGGCACATCACCGCGCTTGAGGACGCGTCTATTCGTGAAGTCGCGCTCGGAGGGCCTGACACCGCGACCAGGGCGAAGACCGTCTGGCAAGTGAAACTGTTCCAGGTCGGCGCGCTCGGTCTCGCCGCGAATTGCTCGACGGCATTCGCGTCGTGGGACGAGGAAATCGCGGCGGGCACCGGCAAGGTGGCGGCCCGCGCGGCGGTAAGTACACCATCCAACGACCCATGCATCGTCGCGCCGGGCGCGGGTTACCGCAGGCTGGAGAACCAGCATTATCGTGTCGAAGTCCACGAGAAAGGGAATCTAGGCGCTGCCACCTTCAAGTGGTCGCGCGACAACGGTTCCGTCGTGACCAAATGGGAATCGCAAAACGTCAATGACCTGACAGTCAGCAGCATCGGGCGCGACAACGTGCTGAGTTTCGGCAGCGGCCAGTGGGTCGAATTGATCGACGATACGATCGAGCTGTCGGGCAAGCCTGGCACCCTTGTTCAACTAGTCAAGGCCCAGGGAAATGTCCTTACAATTGACCCAGCTACGGCTACCGGCCCGACGGCTATCGCCGGCTTCCCGCGCAATCCGCGCATTCGGCGTTGGGACATGGCTGCACTGTTGAAACCCAACAATCAGAATTGGATCGATTTGGAATATGGCGTTCGGGTTCGGTTCACGACCGGAAGTTACCACACAGGCGGCTACTGGTTGATTCCCGCGCGAACCGCGACGGCCGATGTGGAATGGCCCGTTGATTCGGCAACAAATGAGCCGGCCACTCAATTACCGTTTGGAATCCAGCATCACTATTGCCGACTTGCGGTGGCCACGTTTGACGGGACGAATTGGACCACCATCAGCGATTGCCGTGACGTGTTTCCACCGCTGACCGAATTGAAGCCGGGCTGTTGCACGGTCGTGGTGCGACCGGGCGAGGACATTCAAGCCGCCCTCGATTCCTTACCGGAATCCGGCGGCTGCGTCTGCCTGAAAGTGGGCGATCACCCGATCACTGCGCCGATTCGAATCGAACGCTCCAACGTCTCCCTGCATGGTGAATCGCTGGGCGCCAGAGTCGTCCGGGCCGACGCGGCCGACGTTCTGCAGGTTCGGCACCCCAATGGCCTCGTGCTGGAACAGGTCGCCGTCAGCGGCATCACCTTTAGGGTAGCCACCAGAAAAATCGAGGACGCCGTCCTGCGTCCGATGGTGTGGGTGGACCACTGCCGCCGAGTGAAGGTCGACGGCTGCGTGCTCCATCCTGAAGCGCAAAGCCGCATCGTCGGATTGCTGGTCTCCGGCAGCGCGGACGTCCGGATCACCTCTTGCTCGATCGACCACGTCTGGTACGGCCTGTGGGCCATCGAACACACGATGGGGCTCGAGGTGACCGGCAACACCTTCGACGCCCTGAGCGGCAGGACATCGGACGCGGGGTTCATCGGCATCTTCTTGCAAGATGTGTCGCTGCCTTCGCGCATCGAACAGAACCGCGTGTTGGGCTTCATGTTCGGCATCGCCGTCAACGACGGGTTACTGAGCGGGCTGCCGTTCTCGCTCGCCGCCGGTTCAAGCATCTGCGGCAATTACATCGTCCGGCTTGGTGCTGAGTTGGAGAGCGGCACGGTGAAGGCGTTCGGGATCGACGTGGCAGCGGATGACTGCATCGTGCGCGACAACATCCTCCTGTATGACTCTTCGGAATACGGCGGCATCTGCATCTCCGGGGACAACAGCCTCGTGGAGCGCAACCATCTACGGTCGCAGGTGAAGGAAGCGGGCTCGGTGCACCCGTTGGCGATTCTGGTCGCCAACCTCGGCGCCAAGACCGGGTTGGGATCATCCGGCGGACAGATCTCCGGCAATCATCTGATCGGCGTGCAGGACGGAATCCTGCTCTATGCCAACGATGGCGCTCAAGTCACGGAGAATCGGATCGAGAGCCAGGCACAGGCAGTTCGGTTCGGCATTCTGACCGTGAACTGCATCCAGACCACCGTGCGCGGCAACCAGGTGACCAACACGGAATGGCCGATCGCCGCCAGCAACGGCACGAACCAGACCTTCGCGGAGAACCGGCTCCTGCACGGGAGCAGTGGCATCACCTGCTTCGTCCATACGTCGCTGACCTGTATCGGGAATCGGATCGAAGACATGAGCCAGTGGGGCGTAATCAGCCTCGTCGGCTTCGGTCGCTACGCGTTTGCGCACAACCGCATCCTGTCCTGCGGCTACCAGGCTACCCCGGCCATCGGTTTCGGCGCATCGCAGCTGATCGGGGAACTGGCGGTGGAATCCTGCGAGATCATGAACACCGGGGTGTCGCCGGATGACCAGACGGTCAGTACGCTCTGCTTGGGGCTCGTGGCGGACCTGGTGCTGGAAGCGCGGGTGCAGAGCAACCTCATTTCCTATGCCAATGTCGCCCTGCTCAAGGTGGACAATGAGCATCGAGCCGCTTGGCTGCGCGGATGGCTGGAGCAGGTGATTAATCTGGACGGCGGACAACTGGTGCTCGGCTTCAGCGCCCAAGTCCTCGACAACAAGTTCATCGGCCCAGGCCGATCGGCGCTCGTCGAGATCCAACAATTGCCGGTCAGCAATACGATACGCCGCCGCTTCGAGCGAGTGTTCTTCAACGATAATTTTTGCTGGCATAGGAGCGTCCCGGCGGACGACAAGGCCACGGTCTCGCTCTTCTGCCGTAGCGCCGTCGTGATGGGCAATCACATCAAGATGGTCGGGGCGATTCCCTCCGTGGATTTCCACGGCTTGAAGGATGCCGTGTATATGGGCAACATGGCGCAAAGCCGACCGATTAACTTCGGCGGCATCCCGACCCCGATTTCCGGATTCAACAAACCATAA
- a CDS encoding SAM-dependent methyltransferase: MQLDQVVPFGRSLDEYRHIFSLSEADLRRRIVAVADGPASFNAEMQGRGGLVQSIDPLYRFDAEEIEQRFYAVVDGIIDQVRASPEDWVWSYHRSPEHLRDHRIRTLHRFLSDYEEGRQAGRYRIGELPDLAGDGDQFDLALCSHFLFLYSDHFSYEFHRASVDELLRLAPEVRIFPLVTLALKRSPYLDDLVRDLTRRGHAAEIVTTGYELQRGGNQMLRIRRGMGSSLSSPSTPGLDSSPSSA; encoded by the coding sequence ATGCAGCTTGACCAGGTCGTACCCTTCGGACGCTCGTTGGACGAGTATCGACATATATTCTCGCTGAGCGAGGCCGACTTACGTCGGCGGATTGTGGCGGTGGCTGACGGGCCGGCGAGCTTCAATGCGGAGATGCAGGGCCGCGGCGGTCTGGTGCAGTCGATCGATCCGCTCTATCGTTTCGATGCGGAGGAGATCGAGCAGCGGTTTTATGCGGTCGTCGATGGAATCATCGACCAGGTGAGAGCGAGCCCGGAGGATTGGGTATGGAGCTATCATCGGTCGCCCGAACATCTGCGGGACCATCGCATTCGCACGCTGCACAGGTTCCTCTCCGACTATGAAGAAGGCCGTCAAGCCGGCCGTTATCGGATCGGCGAGTTGCCGGATCTTGCCGGTGACGGAGATCAATTCGATTTGGCGCTCTGTTCCCACTTTCTTTTTCTGTATTCGGATCATTTCTCGTATGAATTCCATCGTGCGTCCGTCGATGAGTTGCTCCGGCTGGCGCCGGAGGTGCGGATCTTTCCATTGGTCACTTTGGCCCTCAAGCGGTCGCCCTATCTGGACGACCTCGTTCGTGACCTGACCCGCCGCGGCCACGCAGCCGAAATTGTAACTACCGGCTATGAACTGCAGCGTGGCGGCAATCAAATGCTCCGCATCCGGAGGGGCATGGGATCATCTCTTTCTTCACCGTCCACGCCCGGGCTTGACTCGTCCCCCTCCTCCGCATAG